The genomic interval GACTAGTCCTTTAATCATTGACTAAAACCTCAAATAATAAAATCTTCAGAGGTACTTTCACTTAAAGCCTGATCtctaaagaaaaagaagaatgttCTAAATCATGTCTTTAAATATTGAAACTTTTTACAAAGTGGAAACGAGGCAGACTTAAACTGACATTTAACTCATTTAAATCCagtttccacttttttttaccGCCTCAAGCAGCTTTAAGTCTCACAGCATCACATAAGGTTAATGTTCTGTATCAGCATTTTCCATTAATCATTCAAttaaaatcagatttattttgagtttaGATGGTATGTTTTAAgattagcttcatatttagaaaCACCAAAGTTTGGTTTACATTTtctactaccttgtcatttgcatgTGCAGAGTCATCATTTTAAGTGTTAATTGTAAAAAGAAACGTTATTTTTATCCACAAAATGGACatattgtgaatattttattcatcattctttttttaatgcacatttttaaagatttagttCTATTTCTCTTCCATAACACGACTCCTTTCAAACTGGTGAAAAGAACACAtccaaaatgtacatttaggtgtttattttaactACTTTCTCTATTATAAAATCACTAGAAGTAACCATCAGATgcgcctcatttgcatatttaaagatACAATTCCATAAAactgttaatataaaaaagaattgtcttaatgtcagttatcaactggggaagtttcatggtgatatataTTAGTTAAATATAGTATTAGTGTCTCCTGACATATTTAATAAGTATTGTACTtgatgttttggttaaaatCTTCTGAGATGGTTGATTTgagtaaaacattaatatattcTTATTACACACTGCAACAGTTTGAGTGTTCagggtttttttgtgctttgctGCCACCTTCATGTGACTAAACCTCCTTAAACAGCTGCAGGATGAAATACTTTATCACCACCAGGTGTCACCACACACCACGAGCTCTCCTCTGTCACGTGTTAGATGATTTTAGTGATGCTGCGatcaaatttgtttatttgataataaagaacaaatattacaaataaaaaaaagtaaaacagggAGGACAGGATAAATTAGAAAATTGGTTCATTCGGATATTGTGGGAAagcagtagagagagagaaagtgagagagagagagagagagaaagtgtatgtgagaaagagagagagagagagagaaagtgtatgtgagagagagagaaagtgagagagagagagagaccatcaCAGCAGTCGGATCGTTATAAAAACGCTCGTGGAGGATTCTTAAAGGTTTTGGTTTTCTCTCTTAAATCGGAAGTGAACTGTTTTaactttctgtctgtttgtatcaGATTTCATCGAAAGgaggaaactttttttattttgaactctGCATGATTTACCTTCAACTGTGTGGAGCAGGTGAAGAAGATCAACAAGCATTCAGGTAATAAATACATCACATTTATGATCATATTACAtatgaattatctccttcagaCTTTTAAGATCTAAGGACGCTTTACTAGAGATATGTTCAAGAGCACATTTCTGTTCTATTTTCAATATACTGGCTCCTTTAAGTGCGCAATAAATACTCTTAATGCTATTTTTGTCGCTTTTAAAGGAGCAGAGCAAGTGTCCGATGTCAAAGCATGTTATTATGGATATTTAagaactgtttgtgtgtttataatgttcatttatgtCCCTGAAAACACCCTGAAGTGTGTAAACTGTTCTTACATACATTAAATACTTCATATTGATGAAGAACAGATCTGATGTTTGAGTTTATGTGGTGAGGAAGGATAAGAAGAAGCATTTTTTGTTGGAGgaaaaagtgttgttttgtaaatgaaatgcatcacCATGTAGCAGCAGCCAGACGTGAAGGAGATGaacctgtgtgtttttataaaagctGCTGAAACTGAGCTAATTCATGTTTCATATTGATCACAATACCTGAAGAAGACTCTGAGGGCCAAAATGAGCTGTGACGCTTCTATTTCTTCCAGAcgctctgtgtgttttatggtaTCATGTTGCGTTTAAGTACCGATgaggacagaaaacacatgCGAGATAGTTTTTTTCTAGGGGCCTCTCTACAAGGGGACCGTGGGAATCGGGGCCCCTTGAAGAACATAGTATTGATTTCTGTGTGATTGGATTGACACAAACACCTTTAAGCTGTTGATGAGCTTTTGATCACATCATGTGATCTTTTTCAGCCGGTGAAGTGTTGTATTGTCTCATTTTACAAACcatgctgatgaagaccatgtgagATGATTGAAAGCTCCACAGCAGCTATATTAAAGGCAAGGTTGTAAtcctattttttgtttaaattgtcTTTACATCCTGGCGGCGATAAATTAATCAAATACTCTGACAAAAAAATTGTCAGATATAAGCCTGACCAATTATTTAATTCTGCCTGAGTGTAATGATTGGACGAACTCCCTGACCGTACTCTGCTCAGAATAAATAGTCCTGAATTTTGCAAATGCAAAGTACCTGCCTGcgaatattttgcattttcatgcCGTTTATACTTAACACACCCAGTTTAGGCCTtaacacatggttaacattgtgaaaatgtAGGCACCAAAACCATTTAGTTAAcattagaaaaaacatcatggttccAGTTTAAAACATGTCCTTTGGAACGTCAGGTAAGCTACGAATGTAACGTCATGTGACATCGGGCCACAAAcgagtaaaagtcctgtgtttgtttgtcccatCATCTCTTGGAGGACTTCTCGCCTCTAAAATACGGTGACGGCCACAACAAAAGCATTCGTATTTGATGCTCTGAGACTGAGAGGACAAGCtgagttttgttattttactgcttttttaaaatcctGATAAAGTATTCTAGGAATCAGAGGTTTTATCTTTGTCAAACTTTttgtatgtaaagaaaaaaaaatatcctcagtGAAAGTCTTTAGTTCTTTAGGTCATTTGCATGAACCTGCTGAACTCGTGAGATATTTGGAAAGCCAAACTGCTGTTgtgttctttcattttttactttttttgtttcatactGGAATGAAAAATCTTTGTGTTCCTACCTTGAGCATGCAATTGAAATTGCCAACATGCCATAAAACAGTTGGTCCTTGAGCTCTCCATGGTAACGGAGGTGGAAATAACTTTGATGTCTAAAGACTGAGGGCCTGAGTTAATACGGTGTGTCCACAGGCTCCTGTTTCTGTGTTCGACAGGCATGAAATCTAGTGAAGAATACTGATACTGTGTTCGTGATCAGGGGTCACGCCCAGATGAAACAAACATATTAGTGGTTAATTGTAGTCCACGGAGGGAAGGGCGGTACAGCCACGAAACTAAGGGACCAACCAACTCATGGAGAACCAGAGAAGGTTGATTTCTTTGTTCCAGAAGTCACAGGAAGTTAGATAGTGTGAATGTTTGCCACCACACTCGTATCGATTTGGCTCAGAGACAATGTCCCTCGGGTTCAGAGAAATACAATCTGACGGGGACAAAAAGAAGACTcggcaaaaagacaaaataggGACTCTGGAGATATTTACTCAGAAACCAGACGAGGATCCGCTCTGATTTTATGTTGTtgaatagaaaaaaactttttgattTGATGCCCACTCCACCTTAGGGTTAATGCACTTTCACCTCATTGATTCTGGTGTAATCTCAATGTACAGAAACAATATTTGTCGACAAATCTCATTAATGAATAACGTCAGAGTTGGGAAAAGTCCAGAGTTTGACATTCCTCTGATATTTTAGGTGGCTACTGAGGTCTCTGAGCTTTTCTGACTCTTTCCAGCTCTGAACAACAGTTAAGTAATTTTCTGTGTAAACATCATGATGAAGGCTTGAATGATCACATGTTGCTGTGTGTATACTGACTCACATAAGTGTAATATTTGCTTTATCGGGTGTAGACAACAGTATCGTTATGCAGCTTTGGTGACGTATTTAAGTCTTTGTTAAGATCTGTCCACATCTAAAGTTTCTCAGACTCTCCTTGTTCCTCCGTCTGTACAGCTACTGCCAGGATCCCAGAACAACTCGTCCAAACTGAACCCTGGTTTTCTCCCAGTCGCCATGAGTACCAACGCCACCCCTCGGGGTTGCGGCCCCGAGGTGGACTCCCTCTATTACAATCTGTGTGACCTCAACGTTGTGTGGGGCATCGTGCTGGAGGCCTTCGCCGCGGCCGGCATCGTCTTCTCCGTTGTGCTTTCCATCTCGCTGCTGGCCAGCTTGCCCTTCATTCAGGACAAGAACCGCAGGAGCTCGGTGGTGCTCCAGGCCTTCTTCGTGGTCTTCACCGCCGGCCTCTTCTGCCTGACCTTCGCCTTCATCGTGGGAAAGGACTTCTCCACGTGCGCCTCCCGGAGGTTCCTCTTCGGCGTGCTGTTTGGCGGCTGCTTTGCCTGCCTCCTGATGCAGTGTGTGAGGCTGAACTTCCTCGCCCGGCGGGACAGCGGGCCTCGGGCCTGGGTCTTGTGTCTGGCGGCGTTGGGGCTGTGGCTGGTGGAGGTGGTCATCAACACCGAGTGGCTGATCATCACGGTGGTTCGGCACCCACAGGGGCCGCTCAACGCCACGGCCGAAACCGGCAGAGCCACGGCGACGCCATGCAACGTTGCCAACGAGGACTTCGTCATGGCGCTGATCTACGTGATGACCCTGATATTGGCCGTGGTGGTGGCGAGTCTCGCCATCATGGCGGGCAAACACAACCAGTGGAAGAAGGAAGGCGCCTTCATCCTTCTGATCAGCCTTGTCTCTGTGGGTATCTGGGTGGCGTGGATCGTCATGTACGTCTACGGGAACCAGAGGACAGGGGGGCCCACGTGGGACGACCCCACCTTGGCCATCGCCTTGGTTGTGAACGCCTGGACCTTCATCATCCTCTACTCGATTCCCGACATCTGCACCTTGACCAGCTTTGAGGAGACCGAGCAGACCTTTGGGGAAGATCTGTACCCGAACCGAGGAGTCGGCTACGAGACGATCCTGAAGGAGCAGAGCTCCCAGAACATGTTCATGGAAAATAAGGCGTTCTCTATGGACGAGCCCAAACAAGGTATGTAGTCTGCtgtttatttcatctttatagTTAATAGAAAAACTCTCTGTGCTGGATCAAACTCTCACCACCTGTAGGTTAGAAATGTGGCTCTGAAAAGTCTGTAGTCCATCTGTTAGAGGAATCTacaggcagaatgttttgtattgttgacACTGATATATCAAGACATTCCAATGATTACAAAACTCTATCGATACATTTGTACGTAACAGCAATTTTACTGCAGTCTGAACTAATATAACTCAAATAATATCAACTATACTATCAACTGCACTTCTGAAAAGCAAAATGTTCTGCCACAATAATTACTATATGGACCTATTTAACAATATTGTGACATGACCTCCATATGTTTTACTTTATCTTCAGCTCTGATGTGGGAACATTTGAGGTTTACAGGTGCTATATAAGAGATTAGAAGCACTTCCTTCACACGGCTCTCAGTATGGCAAAGGCTGATCCGCCTGCTAggagctaacggtgctaacagcgctaacagttcAAACAGTAGGAACAGAGcccatttaatttattgttttggttgtgtggttttattttatttatgtttcatttatttaggatatttcttttcacatttcgATTCCAATATCTGAATATCATGAAGGATTAATAGTTCACCGTTTTTTAAAAGGTTGTAATTGCATTATAATGCGATTATGTTATCATATCAGTGGcataaaatggcaaaaacattGATTATCGCAATTGCTTTTGGGACAGTATATCATCCAAAATAAGAAGTTATCGTTACAGGCCTACAAGGGCtgcaattaaatgttaatatttttttgaataattataaaaacatattcgGGTTTGGGCACACCAACCTCCCAACCTTTATTTTCTCAGGTATGACATCACTCTAGTCTCATGGAAAGCGTTTTCACTCCTTTTATTCCATGTTAAGCAAATATATGCCCAGTCAACAGACAGTTTGCGTAGTTTGTGAGGTATTGACAAGAAGGATGTCACAAACATCCACTTTGCATAGTTTCACGCAGTTTCCACCCGACTACGTTTCCATTTCACTGGAATATCAGGAATAGCTTCCTGGTTTTGTTACGGGAACGTTGAATTGTACATGTCCTCTTGTCTCTGCAGTGACTGTTTGTATAATAACGTGCTTATCACAGAACAAACAGTGACCTTGTACAGATGATCACTGAGTTTAAAGCCCACAAAAACATTGAACCAGAGCGATTACCCTGCAAAATCCTCAAAAGGTTGTTTTACATCTTTGTGATGACCCAAACAGAACTCGATATTCTGCTGTTTGAGTCCAGTAAAAAGATCAGAACACTCAGTCTGTGGCCTCTCAGGTTAATCATAGATAGTGAGGTAGACGGTGTTGTGTGGCTGATAATGTCCTCAAGGGTTACAGGGAGTTTTTTCACCAGTCTGTCAGCTTGAGTCACCGTGGTGGAAAAATAACTAGGTGTTTATACTCAAATATTTCCATTCTGGGAGAAGTTTTAAG from Anoplopoma fimbria isolate UVic2021 breed Golden Eagle Sablefish chromosome 5, Afim_UVic_2022, whole genome shotgun sequence carries:
- the gprc5c gene encoding G-protein coupled receptor family C group 5 member C, which codes for MSTNATPRGCGPEVDSLYYNLCDLNVVWGIVLEAFAAAGIVFSVVLSISLLASLPFIQDKNRRSSVVLQAFFVVFTAGLFCLTFAFIVGKDFSTCASRRFLFGVLFGGCFACLLMQCVRLNFLARRDSGPRAWVLCLAALGLWLVEVVINTEWLIITVVRHPQGPLNATAETGRATATPCNVANEDFVMALIYVMTLILAVVVASLAIMAGKHNQWKKEGAFILLISLVSVGIWVAWIVMYVYGNQRTGGPTWDDPTLAIALVVNAWTFIILYSIPDICTLTSFEETEQTFGEDLYPNRGVGYETILKEQSSQNMFMENKAFSMDEPKQGSKPVSPYSGYTGQLRGAVYQPTELALISKAVGNHPPEVSFDMAIPRASTHSATDSGSSTPSTHGKAGSAAHAQTNGNSGNGLHRTSQW